The stretch of DNA GTTCAATGGGGTTTATTTTGAAGAGTAAGTTTCCTGAAAAGATTGCAAAGATAGTTATGCAAGCTTTGGGATTAGCTGCTCTATTAATTGGTGCACAGATGGCTCTCAAAACTAACAATATTTTATTAGTAATCTTTTCCCTGGTAATTGGGGGAGTGATCGGTGAGATCGTGGGCATCGAAGAAGGTTTGGAAAGATTTGGAGAAAGAGTTAAGTTAAAATTTAAAAGCAATAATCCTTCTGATAGATTTGTAGAAGGATTTGTTACTGCCAGCCTGTTATATTGTGTGGGATCTATGGCAATAATGGGGGCGCTCAAAGAGGGATTAAGCGGTAATCCGGACATACTTTATGCTAAATCACTGATGGATGGCGTTACCTCTCTTGCTTTTACAGCTGCCATGGGAATAGGAGTACTGTTTTCGGTAATTCCGGTTTTTTTATATCAGGGAGGAATTACTCTGCTATCTCGATTAATTAAAGATTTTCTTTCCCCTGAGATGATAAACGAGATGACAGCGGTGGGGGGAATTTTGATATTAGGAATAAGCTTTGGATTATTAGAGATAAAAAAGATTAAAGTAGGAAATCTATTACCTGCTATTCTAATTGCCGCTTTTTGGGTGGCAATTTTTAGTTAACAAGATTTCCTAAAAGCGTGTTTTTTACCCTATTTTCGAAAAATTACACTCGGTAAATTTTTTCGTTGAATAATGGATTGTTTAGTTGTATAATTTACTCAATTACAGCAATCAATCGAATTAAATAATAACTATTAAATTTATAGTATTGGAGGTTGCACAAAATGCAAAAAAAGACTATTCAAGATATGAATAAAGATCAATTGGAAGGTAAAAGGGTTTTAGTCAGAGTTGATTTTAATGTTCCTCTAAACGAAAAATTGGAGATTACAGACGATACGAGAATAAAGGCAGCCCTTCCTACTATTCAATATTTAACTTCTCATCAGGCGAAAGTAGTGTTGATGAGCCATTTGGGTCGTCCTAAGGGGAAAGTTGTTGAAAAATTAAGATTAAACACGGTAGCTGAAAGATTGGGCAAATTGTTGAAGAAGGAAATTATAAAACTGAATGATTGTATTGGAGAAGAAGTAGAAAATGTTGTTTTAAAAAGTAAAAATGGTGAAATTATCTTATTGGAAAATTTAAGATTTCATCCGGAGGAAGAAAAAAATGATGACCAATTTGCAAAAAAATTAGCTAAATTAGCCGATCTTTTTGTGAATGATGCTTTTGGCACAGCGCATCGAGCTCATGCTTCTACAGTTGGTGTGGCCAGGATATTACCTTCTCGAGCAGGATTTTTAATGGCCAAAGAGATCGAAGTATTGAGCGATTTATTAGAAAATCCAGATAGACCTTTTGTAGTACTATTAGGCGGGGCAAAGGTGTCCGGAAAAATAGATGTTGTTCAGAACTTATTAAATATTGCTGATAAAATATTAATAGCTGGCGGAATGAGTTATACTTGTTATGCTGCCTTGGGGTACAAGGTAAGCAATTTGCTATTAGAAGACTATGACTTAGAAGTTATTAAAAAAATGTTAACGAAAGCGGAACAACAGGGAAATAAAATACTTTTACCAGTCGATTTAGAAGTAGCCCAAGAAGCCTCAGAAAAATCAGAGAGTAAGGTGGTAGAGGTAAAGGATGTACCTAAGGATGTAATAGGAGTGGACTTGGGAGATAAATCTCTTGCCATGTTTGAAGAAGAGATTAAAAAGGCCAAGACTGTATTTTGGAATGGTCCCGTGGGAATATTTGAAATTAAAAAATATGCTAAAGGCACCAATAGAATAGCCAAGCTATTGGCAGATATGCAGGGAAAAGCAGTAACTATCGTTGGTGGTGGAGATTCTATTGCTGCACTCGAAAACGCAGGATTAGCAGAGAAAATGACTCATATTTCTACCGGTGGAGGCGCTTCTTTGGAATTTTTAAGCGGAAAACAGCTTCCCGGCATAGAAGTTTTACCCTGATATTGATACAGGGGACGGTTCTCTGTATCATTTTAATTTCTTTTTCATTTGTTAGCTGAATGTATTATTGATACAGAGAACCGTCCCCTGTATCAATTTAATTTTGCTTAGCATTCGTTGCCAGTGAGTTCCCCTCCAGTAATATTTTTTGCAGGAAGGGCAATAAACAAACTTGTCTTGAGTTAAAAAAACATAAGAGGGTACATGAGCTTTTACTTCTTTTTTATCGATATCTATAGTGGGAGTGTTGCATAGAGAACAACGAGAAAAAATTTTTGAATATGGATCAATTTTTAATTTTAATCCCTTTATTATCCCCGCTAATTGTTCTTCCCATTGATCACCCTTTATAAACAAGAAATCACAGATGTCTCTTCTTTTGATTAGATTAGCATCTCTAGTGAGTAATATTCTGTTTTCTTGTCGTGCAATTAAGATGAGAGATAAATCATTATCAAAGGAAGGGTAAAGGGTATCGTAACCAAAGATACGCAACCATTTAGCTAATTTACCCAGCATTCTATCCGCTAAAAATTTTATTTCTTCTTTTTTTTCTTCAAGATTATTATTTATCATTATTTCTTATATTAAAGTTATACTTGGAATATTGAACTTTTTATAATTGATAGGTGAAGTTTTCATATTTTATTATAGCATGCTGCTAGTTAGTTAGCCAATCAAGATAGTGGTTTATATATTGTGTTTCTTAGCGCGTAAAAAAAAGCAGAAACCTGTAATCAGAAGACAAAATCAAGAAAAAATACTGATATATAGAATAAGATAACTGGTAAGTGATTTATTTGGTTAAGTAAAATCAATATAGATATTAGTTTACCAAATCAATGTTTAACTAATTACGCAAAAAGACTAGCAAACTGAATGACTGAATATTTAAATAAAATTGTCCTTATGATATATGAGAATCTCTTGACAATCAAGATGTTTCGCGGTATTATTTATATACCCCCACAGGGTATAAATTAATATAGGTAAAGTGTCCTTGTTATGAATGATTCATTCTTTAATCAATTGGAAAAAATAAAAATATTAAGTCGATTAAAAAGGATAGAAGGTCAGATCAGAGGTATTCAGGGAATGATTATTGAAGAAAGACCCTGTTCAGATATTATGATTCAAATGACCGCGGTTAAATCGGCTCTTAATCAGGCAAGTAAATTAATTTTGGAAAACCATGTAAACTCCTGCTTTGATTCATCTGTCTCTTCCGATGATATTTCTCAGGAGATGGTTGCCGAGGTAATGGACTTGATATTGAAATTTATAAAATAAGCAAACAATCATGTAAACTTTTTCTATTTTTCTTTTATTTGCTTTACTCGGTACATGATACTATAGACTTTATACTATATTGGATTTATTGACAAATATTTATATCATAAACTATAATCTAACCAGATTTAAATAAGTGGGTAATCATTTGGAATATGGGAGGAAAAATAAATAGAGATGTTATGCCAAATATGCAAGAAAAAAGAAGCTACCATATCCTTTGTGAAAATCGCCGGAGGACAAAAAACAGAGATACATTTATGTAAAGATTGCGCTTCTGCGTATGGTGATAAATTTTCCCTATTTCCTCTTCCCCAGTTTGGCATTAATGATTTATTAGCCGGATTATTAAATGCTATAGATCTTTATCACCAAGAGGAAGGAGTTACTCCGGATAAAAAAATAGAGTGTAGTAATTGCCATTTAACCTATGATCAGTTTAAACAATCTGGGAAATTAGGTTGTAGCGTATGTTATTATGATTTTAGAGAACAATTAACTCCTCTTTTAAGAAGGTTACACGGAAATAGTGAACATGTGGGGAAGATACCGCGGCAATCTAAGGATAGGTTGAATAAAATTAGAAAAATCAAACAACTTAGGAAGGAATTGCAGGAACTAGTATTAAAGGAAGAATACGAGAAGGCAGCAAAGACAAGAGATGAGATATTAAAGCTTGAAGGAGCGCTAAAGAAAAAGAATGCAAAATAAGAGTAAAAATATAATACTACAAAATCTAAAGGAATCTTCAGCCGAGTGGGTTAACGGACAAGGTCCCTTATCGAACATAGTGATAAGTTCGAGAATTAGATTGGCACGAAATGTAGAAGGAGTTCCTTTCTCACCGCGAGCAGAGAAAGCACAGTTAAAAAAAATCTTCGAGCTGAGTCAGCAGATGGTAGGAAAAGATTCTCTTTTCAAGAATTCTAAATTACTTTTATTAGATGAATTAACTCCCCTGGAAAATCAATTTTTAGTGGAAAAACACTTAATTAGCATTTATCATGCTCAGGAAAAACACTCTTACCGCGGATGCATTTTTAATCAAAAAGAGACCCTGAGTATCATGATCAATGAAGAAGACCATTTTCGAATTCAATATTTACTTTCAGGATTACAGTTAAAAAATATTTGGACACTTATTAATGAAATCGATGATGGAATTGAAAAAAATTTAACTTATGCCTTTAGCGAAAAAGAAGGATACTTAACTTCTTGTCCTACTAATGTGGGAACCGGGATGAGAGCTTCGATAATGTTACACTTGCCAGCTCTAGTAATGGTTAACGGTATCAATGATATACTAAAAGCCATTTCTAAAATAGGTTACGTAGTGAGAGGATTTTACGGCGAGGGCACTGAAGTAATGGGAAGTTTATTCCAGGTTTCCAACCAAATCACCCTTGGTCTTGCAGAAGAAGAAATTATTGATAATTTGGAAAAGGTAAATCAACAGATAATAAATAAAGAACAGAAAGCAAGGGAAGAGCTTTTATTAAATTCTAAAAATCAGTTGGAAGATCAGACTTATAGAGCTTATGGTATCTTAAGTAGCGCCCGTGTCATATCTTCGGCGGAAGCAATGGAGTTGCTATCTAAATTAAGGTTCGGAGTAGGATTAGGGATAATTCCTCATCCTAATTTAGGGATTTTAAATAAATTAATGTTATTGATACAACCAGCCTATTTACAAATGTTAGCTGGTAAAGATTTAGATCCACTAAACCGAGATTTACATAGAGCGCTATTAATTAGAGAAGAGATTAATAAGGAATAATCCGTGTGGGCTATAGCGAGTTGGATTATTTTCATAAATTATCTAAAAAAGGTATTTAAAATTATCGACTAAAATAGAAGGAAGTGCATTAAGAATGTTTAAAAGATATACCGAAAAAGCAAAAAGGGCTATCATGATAGCTCAAGAAGAAGCGATAAGGTTGAATCATGATTACATAGGGACTGAACATATTCTTATTGGTTTAATAAAAGAAGAGGAAGGGGTCGCCTCTCAGGTTTTAAGACAATTAGGAGCAAATATAGATAAAGTAGTAGAAGAAGTGGAACGGCTAATAGGAAAAGGTGAGTATCAGCAAGTAGGCGAGATTGCCTTTACTCCTCGCGCAAAAAAAATCTTAGAATTGGCTTCTCAAGAAGCAAGTCAATTAAAAAATAACTATATCGGCACCGAACACATTTTGTTAGGATTAATAAAGGAAGGAAACGGGGTAGCAGTTAGAATATTAGCAGACTTGGGTATTAATCTGGATAATGTATATTCTGAAATTATGAAAGTTTTAATGGAAGACGAGACTCAGGGCATTTCCTCTGCTCCAGGAAAAAAATCAACAAAAACCCCTGCTTTAGATGAATTTGGAAGAGATTTGATTAATCTAGCACGAGAGGATAAATTGGATCCGGTTATTGGCAGGAGCAGAGAAATTGAAAGAGTGATACAAATTTTAAGTAGAAGAAAGAAAAATAACCCCTGTATAATAGGGGAAGCTGGTGTTGGAAAAACGGCTATTGTAGAAGGTTTAGCCCAGAAGATAACCAATAATGATGTTCCGGAGATTTTAAAAGAGAAAAGAATTATCTGCCTTGACCTAGCTTTAATTGTTGCCGGGACTAAATACCGAGGTGAATTTGAGAAGAGATTAAAGAAAATTGTTAAAGAGGTTCAGGAATCAAACGATGTCATATTATTTATTGATGAAATACACACCTTGGTTGGAGCCGGAGCTGCTGAAGGAGCAATAGATGCTTCTAATATATTAAAACCTGCTTTAGCAAGGGGAGAACTTCAAGTTATTGGTGCAACTACTACCGATGAATACCGCAAATATATTGAAAAAGATGCCGCATTAGAGCGAAGATTTCAACCAATTTATATCTCCGAACCTTCGATAGAAGAGACTGTTATGATATTGCAAGGACTTAAGGACAAGTACGAAGCTCATCATAGCATAAAAATTACCGATCAAGCATTAGAGGCAGCAGCACATTTATCTGCTCGTTATGTATCGGGTAGATTTTTACCGGACAAAGCTATTGATTTGGTAGATGAAGCAGCTTCCAGAATTAAATTACAAAACACTATTTCTCCGCCTGACATGAAAGAAGCGGAAATGAAATTAAATAGAATAAGGAAGGAAAAGGAATCAGCAGTAAAATTACAAGAATTTGAAAAAGCAGCTCAATTAAGAGATAAGGAAAAAAAGTCGGAAGCTGAACTCCGAAAAATGAAAGAAAAATGGGAAACTAGAAAAATGGTTAGCAAAGTAGAAGTTACAGAGGAAGATATTGCGGATATTGTATCCAGCTGGACCGGGATTCCAATATTTTCTCTTAAAGAGGAAGAGGCGCAAAAACTACTTAGAATGGAGGAAGAATTACATAAAAGAATAGTAGGACAGGATGAAGCCATCATATCTATTTCTAAAGCTATAAGAAGAGCACGAGCAGGAATGAAAAGCCCTAAGCGTCCTATTGGTTCTTTTATTTTTTTAGGGCCTACTGGTGTCGGCAAAACAGAATTAGCTCGATCTTTAGCGGAATTTCTTTTTGGTGATGAAAATGCGCTGATCAGTTTAGATATGTCAGAATACATGGAAAAATTTGCTGTATCTCGTTTGGTTGGAGCTCCCCCCGGATACGTGGGGTATGAGGAGGGAGGCCAATTAACAGAGAAAGTTAGAAGAAAACCCTATTCGGTAATTCTATTGGACGAAATAGAGAAAGCACACCCCGAAGTTTTTAATATATTACTGCAAATATTTGAAGATGGCAGGCTAACTGATTCCCAGGGAAGATTAGTAGATTTTAAGAATACAGTTATTATTATGACTTCTAATGTTGGAGCTACCTTGATTAAAAAAGACGCCGCTTTGGGATTTCGGGGAACCAATGAACCCGAAGAGATCTCTTATAAAGAGATAAAAAATAGTGTAATGGGAGAGTTAAATAAAACTTTTAGACCGGAATTTTTAAATCGAATTGATGAGGTCATAGTCTTTAAATCTCTTACCAAGGAGGAAATTAAAAAAATTGCAAGTCTAATAATAGCTAATGAAGTAAGAAAATTATTAGAAGAGCGAAAGATTGATTTGAAAACAACCGAGAAAGTTAATGAATTGCTGACCAAAGAAGGTTATGATTCTAATTTTGGAGCCCGACCTTTACGGCGGACTATTGAAAAATTGATAGAAAATCCTATTTCTGAAAAATTGTTAGCCGGTGAGTTTAAAGAAGGGGACTGCATATTAATTAAGGTAAAGGATGGGAAAATAATATTTTCTGCCAAGAAAAAAATAAACTAATCAAGATAGAGGAAATAAAATGAGCAAAGAGGAAAGATCTATTTTTCGCTGCCAGCAATGTGGTTATGAATCTTCCAGGTGGTTAGGACGTTGCCCCGATTGTGGAGCATGGAATACTTTACTGGAAGAAATATTTAAAGAAGAGAAAAAATATTCTCTTCTTCCCGAAGAACATTCTATTCCTTTACCTATTAGTAA from Candidatus Atribacteria bacterium encodes:
- a CDS encoding DUF554 domain-containing protein; protein product: MKGTIVNVIAIILGCSMGFILKSKFPEKIAKIVMQALGLAALLIGAQMALKTNNILLVIFSLVIGGVIGEIVGIEEGLERFGERVKLKFKSNNPSDRFVEGFVTASLLYCVGSMAIMGALKEGLSGNPDILYAKSLMDGVTSLAFTAAMGIGVLFSVIPVFLYQGGITLLSRLIKDFLSPEMINEMTAVGGILILGISFGLLEIKKIKVGNLLPAILIAAFWVAIFS
- a CDS encoding phosphoglycerate kinase is translated as MQKKTIQDMNKDQLEGKRVLVRVDFNVPLNEKLEITDDTRIKAALPTIQYLTSHQAKVVLMSHLGRPKGKVVEKLRLNTVAERLGKLLKKEIIKLNDCIGEEVENVVLKSKNGEIILLENLRFHPEEEKNDDQFAKKLAKLADLFVNDAFGTAHRAHASTVGVARILPSRAGFLMAKEIEVLSDLLENPDRPFVVLLGGAKVSGKIDVVQNLLNIADKILIAGGMSYTCYAALGYKVSNLLLEDYDLEVIKKMLTKAEQQGNKILLPVDLEVAQEASEKSESKVVEVKDVPKDVIGVDLGDKSLAMFEEEIKKAKTVFWNGPVGIFEIKKYAKGTNRIAKLLADMQGKAVTIVGGGDSIAALENAGLAEKMTHISTGGGASLEFLSGKQLPGIEVLP
- a CDS encoding transcriptional regulator, which codes for MNDSFFNQLEKIKILSRLKRIEGQIRGIQGMIIEERPCSDIMIQMTAVKSALNQASKLILENHVNSCFDSSVSSDDISQEMVAEVMDLILKFIK
- a CDS encoding protein arginine kinase, encoding MQNKSKNIILQNLKESSAEWVNGQGPLSNIVISSRIRLARNVEGVPFSPRAEKAQLKKIFELSQQMVGKDSLFKNSKLLLLDELTPLENQFLVEKHLISIYHAQEKHSYRGCIFNQKETLSIMINEEDHFRIQYLLSGLQLKNIWTLINEIDDGIEKNLTYAFSEKEGYLTSCPTNVGTGMRASIMLHLPALVMVNGINDILKAISKIGYVVRGFYGEGTEVMGSLFQVSNQITLGLAEEEIIDNLEKVNQQIINKEQKAREELLLNSKNQLEDQTYRAYGILSSARVISSAEAMELLSKLRFGVGLGIIPHPNLGILNKLMLLIQPAYLQMLAGKDLDPLNRDLHRALLIREEINKE
- a CDS encoding ATP-dependent Clp protease ATP-binding subunit encodes the protein MFKRYTEKAKRAIMIAQEEAIRLNHDYIGTEHILIGLIKEEEGVASQVLRQLGANIDKVVEEVERLIGKGEYQQVGEIAFTPRAKKILELASQEASQLKNNYIGTEHILLGLIKEGNGVAVRILADLGINLDNVYSEIMKVLMEDETQGISSAPGKKSTKTPALDEFGRDLINLAREDKLDPVIGRSREIERVIQILSRRKKNNPCIIGEAGVGKTAIVEGLAQKITNNDVPEILKEKRIICLDLALIVAGTKYRGEFEKRLKKIVKEVQESNDVILFIDEIHTLVGAGAAEGAIDASNILKPALARGELQVIGATTTDEYRKYIEKDAALERRFQPIYISEPSIEETVMILQGLKDKYEAHHSIKITDQALEAAAHLSARYVSGRFLPDKAIDLVDEAASRIKLQNTISPPDMKEAEMKLNRIRKEKESAVKLQEFEKAAQLRDKEKKSEAELRKMKEKWETRKMVSKVEVTEEDIADIVSSWTGIPIFSLKEEEAQKLLRMEEELHKRIVGQDEAIISISKAIRRARAGMKSPKRPIGSFIFLGPTGVGKTELARSLAEFLFGDENALISLDMSEYMEKFAVSRLVGAPPGYVGYEEGGQLTEKVRRKPYSVILLDEIEKAHPEVFNILLQIFEDGRLTDSQGRLVDFKNTVIIMTSNVGATLIKKDAALGFRGTNEPEEISYKEIKNSVMGELNKTFRPEFLNRIDEVIVFKSLTKEEIKKIASLIIANEVRKLLEERKIDLKTTEKVNELLTKEGYDSNFGARPLRRTIEKLIENPISEKLLAGEFKEGDCILIKVKDGKIIFSAKKKIN